From the Maioricimonas rarisocia genome, one window contains:
- a CDS encoding Rrf2 family transcriptional regulator, producing the protein MPRSTRFPAAVHILAILASKPDGYVSSTILAKSLNTHAVVVRRLLALLQEAGFIETQPGVRGGARLLVDPDSTTLRDIYDAVEDADVFRLHTPQPLCPFAQVVQKTMSPLMLQAEEQMKSTLARTRLSEISKPAARAWRRTGN; encoded by the coding sequence ATGCCACGCAGTACCCGATTTCCGGCCGCCGTCCACATTCTTGCCATCCTGGCGAGCAAGCCAGACGGTTACGTCAGTTCGACGATCCTCGCGAAAAGCCTGAACACACATGCGGTCGTCGTCCGGCGACTGCTGGCGCTGCTGCAGGAGGCCGGTTTCATCGAGACCCAGCCGGGCGTTCGGGGTGGAGCCCGCCTGCTGGTCGACCCGGACAGCACGACGCTCCGCGACATCTACGATGCCGTGGAAGACGCGGACGTCTTTCGATTGCATACGCCGCAACCACTCTGTCCGTTCGCACAGGTCGTCCAGAAAACCATGTCACCGCTGATGCTGCAGGCCGAAGAGCAGATGAAATCCACCCTCGCGCGAACCCGTCTCTCCGAGATCAGCAAGCCGGCGGCCCGTGCGTGGCGCCGCACCGGAAACTGA
- a CDS encoding CNNM domain-containing protein, with amino-acid sequence MLLLSFYVLMFLLLSGLLALVDAAVLSVTRAETEEMVLQKKSGAVWLQAVKKQMTRAVVVIVIVTNTINVLGPILVGQKAVEIYGNTVIGVITAVLTLGTIIFSEIIPKSLGAHYAPTISRYAAPVIVGLWWGLFPIVILLERMVVLLQRGERHIGTETQIRSLVKLGLQSGRIEPDESQLIHQAFLLNDRTAADIMTRRENVVTIPANATIREAAQTVFAHEFSRYPVLGEESDDIQGMVLSRQILARLADGSPDAPVKKLIQPVPRVPPDMRSDALLAMFRRRKVHLATVHDSGRLLGLVTLEDVLEELVGEIEDEKDVP; translated from the coding sequence GTGCTGCTGTTGTCGTTTTACGTACTCATGTTCCTGCTTCTCTCGGGGCTGCTCGCCCTGGTCGACGCGGCAGTTCTCAGCGTCACCCGGGCCGAAACCGAGGAAATGGTTCTGCAGAAGAAGTCCGGTGCTGTCTGGCTGCAGGCCGTCAAGAAACAGATGACGCGGGCGGTCGTCGTCATCGTGATCGTCACCAACACGATCAACGTGCTGGGCCCGATCCTGGTGGGGCAGAAAGCTGTCGAGATCTACGGCAACACAGTCATCGGCGTCATCACCGCCGTCCTCACGCTGGGCACGATCATCTTCTCCGAGATCATCCCCAAGTCGCTCGGAGCCCATTACGCCCCGACGATCTCACGCTATGCCGCTCCCGTCATCGTCGGCCTCTGGTGGGGACTGTTCCCGATCGTCATCCTGCTCGAACGAATGGTGGTGCTGCTGCAGCGGGGAGAACGGCATATCGGGACGGAAACACAGATTCGATCGCTGGTCAAGCTGGGCCTGCAGTCGGGGCGGATCGAGCCGGATGAAAGCCAGCTCATCCATCAGGCGTTTCTGCTCAACGACCGCACCGCCGCCGACATCATGACGCGTCGCGAAAACGTGGTAACGATCCCGGCGAACGCCACGATCCGCGAGGCGGCCCAAACCGTCTTTGCTCACGAGTTCTCGCGGTATCCCGTTCTCGGCGAGGAGTCTGACGACATCCAGGGGATGGTCCTCAGCCGACAGATTCTGGCCCGGCTCGCCGACGGTTCCCCCGACGCTCCGGTGAAAAAACTGATCCAGCCGGTCCCGCGTGTCCCTCCCGATATGCGGTCCGACGCGCTGCTGGCCATGTTTCGCCGCCGCAAGGTGCACCTGGCGACCGTCCACGACAGCGGCCGCCTGCTCGGACTGGTGACGCTGGAAGATGTCCTCGAAGAACTCGTGGGCGAGATTGAGGACGAAAAGGACGTGCCGTAA
- a CDS encoding zinc-dependent alcohol dehydrogenase, with protein MKAIVFHGPGDIRLDDVADPAIQNPTDAIIRITSSAICGTDLHMIRGTMPGMKPGTILGHEAVGVVEECGKQVRNLNPGDRVVVPSTIACGSCSYCRSGYHAQCDVANPNGSRAGTAFFGGPQSAGPFDGLQAEYARIPYANVGLVKLPESMSDDDAILISDIFPTGYFGAKLAEIKSGDTVAVFGCGPVGMFSILSAQLLGASRVIAIDHVPWRLEKARELQAEIINFDEEDPVETMLELTGGIGVDRAIDAVGIDAQSPSSGPAADDAAEARAQFDHEQQQVIDEANSQGDQWVPGDAPSQALRWAVEGLAKAGTLSIIGVYPPQDQTFPIGKAMNKNLSIQMGNCNHRKYMPELVRLVASGRVRPQEVLTRIEPLTSALEAYSEFDQRNAGWMKVKLEPSAA; from the coding sequence ATGAAGGCGATTGTATTTCACGGCCCCGGCGACATTCGACTCGATGACGTCGCCGATCCGGCGATTCAGAATCCAACAGATGCGATCATTCGCATTACTTCCAGCGCCATCTGCGGCACCGACCTGCACATGATCCGCGGGACGATGCCCGGCATGAAACCCGGCACGATCCTGGGACACGAAGCGGTCGGCGTGGTGGAAGAATGCGGTAAGCAGGTGCGCAACCTCAACCCCGGTGACCGCGTTGTCGTACCGTCCACGATCGCCTGTGGATCATGCTCCTATTGCCGCAGCGGATACCACGCCCAGTGTGACGTCGCCAACCCCAACGGATCCCGGGCGGGGACCGCCTTCTTCGGTGGACCGCAGTCCGCCGGACCGTTCGACGGTCTGCAGGCAGAATACGCCCGCATCCCATACGCCAATGTCGGCCTGGTCAAGCTCCCCGAAAGCATGTCCGACGATGATGCCATCCTCATCTCCGACATCTTTCCGACCGGCTACTTCGGCGCGAAACTGGCCGAGATCAAGTCGGGCGACACCGTCGCCGTCTTCGGCTGCGGGCCGGTCGGCATGTTCTCCATCCTGAGCGCCCAACTGCTCGGTGCCTCGCGGGTCATCGCAATCGACCACGTGCCCTGGCGGCTGGAGAAAGCGCGGGAACTGCAGGCCGAAATCATCAACTTCGACGAAGAAGACCCGGTCGAGACCATGCTCGAGCTGACCGGCGGAATCGGCGTTGACCGTGCTATCGACGCGGTCGGCATCGATGCCCAGTCCCCCTCTTCGGGACCGGCAGCGGACGACGCCGCAGAGGCGCGTGCCCAGTTCGATCACGAGCAGCAGCAGGTCATCGACGAAGCGAACTCGCAGGGCGACCAGTGGGTGCCCGGTGACGCCCCCTCACAGGCGCTGCGGTGGGCTGTCGAAGGACTGGCGAAGGCGGGAACGCTCTCGATCATTGGAGTCTATCCGCCCCAGGACCAGACCTTCCCGATCGGCAAAGCGATGAACAAGAACCTGTCGATCCAGATGGGAAACTGCAACCACCGCAAGTACATGCCGGAACTCGTCCGCCTGGTCGCCAGTGGCAGAGTCCGTCCGCAGGAAGTCCTCACGCGCATCGAACCGCTGACTTCGGCCCTCGAGGCCTACTCCGAGTTCGATCAACGCAACGCCGGTTGGATGAAGGTCAAGCTGGAACCATCTGCGGCTTGA
- a CDS encoding DinB family protein: MTYKERLKRALLQARGLTMGMLNEIATPEDWVRRPVPGSNHALWIAGHLGSADNAFIGFMVPEKKVQRDDYSEMFGRGSVVRDSLQDYPDPAQLVEFMKERRRTLYGILDECTEEDFTRPTPDGAPPFMFDWGSVFHMCAWHESLHSGQLTVIHRMLGQPPLVGRE, encoded by the coding sequence ATGACATACAAGGAACGACTGAAGCGGGCCCTGCTGCAGGCACGTGGCCTGACGATGGGAATGCTCAATGAAATCGCCACCCCGGAGGACTGGGTTCGCCGGCCGGTGCCGGGATCGAATCACGCCCTCTGGATCGCCGGTCACCTGGGCTCCGCCGATAACGCATTCATTGGATTCATGGTCCCCGAGAAGAAAGTCCAGCGGGACGACTATTCCGAGATGTTCGGACGAGGCTCCGTCGTGCGCGACAGCCTGCAGGACTACCCTGATCCGGCACAACTCGTCGAATTCATGAAGGAACGTCGCCGAACGCTCTATGGCATCCTTGACGAGTGCACCGAAGAAGACTTCACCCGCCCCACGCCGGATGGAGCGCCGCCGTTCATGTTCGACTGGGGATCGGTGTTTCACATGTGCGCCTGGCATGAGTCGCTCCACAGTGGTCAGCTGACGGTCATTCACCGAATGCTCGGTCAGCCCCCCCTCGTCGGCCGCGAGTAA
- a CDS encoding neutral/alkaline non-lysosomal ceramidase N-terminal domain-containing protein produces the protein MHRRWFVLGVVTLGMSLLAVGKAADAGWQAGGARLNITPGQSMWMSGYGGRDHPSEGKLTELWAKVLVLQDDAGTRLAVVTLDLVGLDRATEQAIRSQVAEQYGIPVANTALFSSHTHTGPVVGTNLKAMYAISDEQWQLVDEYTSNLIRDVVAKVGEAIDDLEPAEISWGNGTATFAVNRRNNRAADVPKLREMGQLRGPVDHDVPVLAVRTEEKLKAVLFGYACHATVLSFYQWSGDYPGFAQIAVEEAHPGCLAMFWAGCGADQNPLPRRTVELATEYGKRLGQAVSRVLEGDMQPIGGEIAAVSEEVPLEFAELPSREQLLETTKSSNRFEAGRARWLLGQWEANDGLSGAYPYPVQSWKLGDGPLWVILGGEVVVDYSLRFKNELGADTTWVAGYANDVMAYIPSLRVLREGGYEGATSMIYYGQPSVWAEGIESRIASEVQRQADIVRKASTKPQAP, from the coding sequence ATGCATCGGCGGTGGTTTGTGCTGGGAGTGGTGACGCTCGGGATGTCCCTTCTGGCAGTCGGGAAAGCTGCCGACGCTGGTTGGCAGGCAGGCGGTGCACGCCTCAACATTACGCCCGGGCAGTCGATGTGGATGTCCGGGTACGGCGGCCGGGATCATCCTTCCGAGGGCAAGCTGACGGAATTGTGGGCGAAGGTTCTCGTCCTGCAGGATGATGCCGGCACGCGACTCGCTGTCGTTACGCTCGACCTGGTCGGCTTGGATCGAGCGACGGAACAGGCGATCCGCAGTCAGGTGGCTGAGCAGTACGGGATTCCTGTCGCGAATACCGCCCTGTTCAGTTCGCACACGCACACCGGGCCGGTCGTCGGAACGAACCTGAAGGCGATGTACGCCATTTCCGACGAGCAGTGGCAGCTCGTGGACGAGTACACCAGCAACCTGATCCGTGATGTGGTCGCCAAAGTTGGCGAAGCGATCGACGACCTGGAGCCGGCCGAGATTTCGTGGGGCAACGGCACTGCGACGTTTGCTGTCAACCGCCGGAACAACCGTGCGGCCGACGTGCCGAAGCTTCGTGAGATGGGACAGCTTCGAGGTCCGGTCGATCACGATGTTCCTGTGCTTGCTGTTCGGACCGAAGAGAAGCTGAAGGCGGTTCTGTTTGGCTATGCATGCCATGCGACCGTGCTCAGTTTCTACCAGTGGTCCGGCGACTATCCCGGCTTCGCCCAGATCGCGGTCGAGGAGGCCCACCCCGGGTGTCTGGCGATGTTCTGGGCCGGCTGTGGTGCTGATCAGAATCCCCTGCCCCGTCGAACAGTCGAACTGGCCACGGAATATGGCAAGCGGCTCGGGCAGGCGGTCAGCAGGGTGCTCGAGGGGGACATGCAGCCAATCGGCGGTGAGATCGCGGCAGTCAGCGAAGAAGTCCCGCTTGAGTTTGCCGAGCTTCCCTCACGCGAACAGCTTCTCGAAACGACAAAGTCTTCCAACCGTTTTGAGGCGGGACGGGCGCGGTGGCTGCTGGGTCAGTGGGAGGCGAACGATGGCCTCAGCGGCGCGTACCCCTATCCCGTGCAGTCGTGGAAACTGGGCGACGGTCCACTGTGGGTGATTCTCGGCGGCGAAGTCGTGGTCGATTATTCGCTGCGGTTCAAGAACGAACTGGGAGCCGACACGACCTGGGTCGCCGGTTATGCCAACGACGTCATGGCTTACATCCCCTCGCTGCGCGTGCTCCGCGAAGGGGGATACGAAGGCGCAACTTCGATGATCTATTACGGACAGCCGTCCGTGTGGGCCGAAGGAATCGAGTCCCGAATCGCCTCCGAAGTGCAGCGGCAGGCGGACATCGTCCGCAAGGCAAGTACAAAACCCCAGGCCCCCTGA
- a CDS encoding alpha/beta hydrolase, protein MRPLPLLCCLIAIIVQPSLCAAQDLPDSFDGARTVVYKTVGDVELKMHIFSPEQKADMPRPAIVFFFGGGWRAGTPEQFEQHCRYLASRGMVAATAEYRVSSRHKTQAKHCVQDGKSAVRWLRTHADELGIDPQRIAAGGGSAGGHVAACTGTLEEFDEPGESTDVSARPDALVLYNPAAALAPFDGQEPLPEYDPQSMRKRVGTDPVDLSPAHHVGPDVPPTIMFFGTADRLLAGARYFREQMLEAGNRCELKLTDGAGHGFFNYGRGGNEAFRTTLEQTDRFLASLGYLKGEPQVDEFLASQKQKDQT, encoded by the coding sequence ATGCGCCCGCTGCCCCTCTTGTGCTGTCTCATCGCGATCATCGTCCAACCGTCTCTCTGCGCAGCTCAGGACCTGCCCGACAGCTTCGACGGCGCACGGACCGTCGTCTACAAGACCGTCGGCGATGTCGAACTGAAGATGCACATCTTTTCCCCGGAGCAGAAGGCCGACATGCCCCGACCGGCGATCGTCTTCTTCTTTGGAGGCGGGTGGCGCGCCGGCACACCGGAACAGTTCGAACAGCACTGTCGCTATCTGGCATCCCGCGGCATGGTGGCCGCGACCGCCGAGTACCGCGTCTCGTCCCGCCATAAGACGCAGGCAAAGCACTGCGTGCAGGACGGGAAAAGCGCCGTCCGATGGCTCCGTACACACGCCGACGAACTCGGCATCGATCCACAGCGAATTGCCGCCGGGGGAGGCTCCGCAGGAGGCCACGTCGCGGCCTGCACCGGCACACTCGAAGAATTCGACGAGCCTGGCGAATCGACCGACGTCAGTGCCCGGCCCGATGCACTGGTCCTGTACAACCCGGCTGCGGCCCTTGCTCCCTTCGACGGGCAGGAGCCACTCCCAGAATATGATCCTCAATCCATGCGGAAACGAGTGGGAACCGACCCGGTCGACCTGTCACCCGCTCACCACGTCGGCCCGGATGTCCCACCGACGATCATGTTCTTCGGCACCGCAGATCGACTCCTGGCCGGAGCACGGTACTTTCGGGAGCAGATGCTGGAAGCAGGTAACCGCTGCGAACTGAAACTGACGGACGGGGCAGGGCACGGCTTCTTCAACTACGGCCGCGGCGGCAACGAGGCCTTCCGGACAACACTGGAACAGACGGACCGGTTTCTGGCGTCGCTCGGCTACCTCAAAGGCGAACCACAGGTGGATGAGTTTCTCGCTTCGCAGAAACAGAAGGACCAAACTTAA
- a CDS encoding NAD-binding protein: protein MKESARYILQILVFVGLILTIGTSGYLIIEDGISPADAFYMAVTAITPTQFHEVHRLSIPGRYFTVVLVFCGFGAVVAFATQFARLVIQSELEGVGIFTRKQMQRRIRRMKNHYIVCGYGEIGSAICSELRNQHLMFVIISNDESVLEAINREGYPFVRGNPTSDTSLREAGIDRAVGLLSVLPDDADNLVISLAARELNPKIFIIARGEETSVEDRMLRAGADIVVSPMKLGGHQIAELIKQRAGASSFAEGAAPAASVLGLSMNVYRHTSDETLTVAEVLRKMSAVGAAGLQRSDDTFLPTPTPDTPVRKDDSVVVITRSAAVDSFQRKSTDRTILLADDHRALRLLFSRKLAAAGHDVLQAGSGEEAVRLARAHRPDLVVLDVNMPNGSGYEVCEQLRNNEQFTTVPIILYSGEDTDEFIERGRAAGADMCIRKTSKSSDLLARIEEAFAHLDEIGRLHDAAAR, encoded by the coding sequence ATGAAAGAGTCAGCCCGGTACATTCTGCAGATTCTCGTCTTCGTGGGGCTGATCCTGACGATCGGCACCAGCGGCTATCTGATCATCGAAGACGGAATCTCACCGGCCGACGCTTTCTACATGGCCGTGACGGCCATCACGCCCACGCAGTTCCACGAAGTGCACAGACTCTCGATTCCCGGCCGCTACTTCACGGTTGTCCTGGTCTTCTGCGGGTTCGGTGCCGTCGTCGCCTTCGCAACGCAATTCGCCAGACTGGTGATCCAGAGTGAGCTCGAAGGTGTCGGCATCTTCACCAGAAAGCAGATGCAGAGGAGGATCCGCCGAATGAAGAATCACTACATCGTCTGCGGCTACGGCGAGATCGGCAGCGCCATCTGCAGCGAGCTGCGCAACCAGCATCTGATGTTCGTCATCATCTCCAACGACGAATCAGTCCTCGAGGCCATCAACCGCGAAGGCTACCCGTTCGTCCGTGGCAATCCCACATCCGACACCTCCCTTCGCGAAGCCGGCATCGACCGTGCCGTCGGGCTCCTCTCGGTCCTTCCCGATGACGCCGACAATCTCGTCATTTCGCTGGCAGCGCGCGAGCTGAATCCCAAGATCTTCATCATCGCCCGCGGCGAAGAGACCAGCGTGGAAGACCGGATGCTGCGGGCCGGAGCCGACATCGTCGTCTCTCCCATGAAGCTGGGCGGACACCAGATCGCCGAACTGATCAAGCAGCGGGCAGGAGCCTCCTCGTTCGCCGAAGGAGCCGCACCGGCCGCCTCGGTCCTCGGCCTCTCGATGAATGTCTACCGGCATACGTCGGACGAGACGCTCACGGTGGCGGAGGTTCTCCGGAAGATGTCCGCCGTGGGAGCCGCCGGCCTGCAGCGGAGCGACGACACATTTCTTCCCACCCCCACTCCCGACACTCCGGTCCGAAAAGACGACTCCGTCGTGGTCATCACGCGATCGGCAGCAGTCGACTCCTTTCAGAGGAAGTCGACCGACCGCACAATCCTGCTCGCCGACGACCACCGGGCTCTCCGACTGTTGTTCTCGCGCAAGCTGGCCGCGGCCGGGCACGATGTGCTGCAGGCCGGGTCAGGTGAAGAAGCGGTGCGGCTGGCCCGTGCACATCGCCCCGATCTGGTCGTGCTCGATGTGAACATGCCGAACGGCAGCGGCTACGAAGTGTGCGAGCAGCTTCGGAATAACGAACAGTTCACGACCGTCCCGATCATTCTGTACTCGGGCGAAGACACGGACGAGTTCATCGAGCGGGGGCGTGCCGCCGGTGCCGACATGTGCATCCGGAAGACGAGCAAGAGTTCCGACCTGCTCGCCCGAATCGAAGAAGCGTTCGCACACCTGGATGAGATCGGCCGCCTGCATGACGCCGCAGCAAGGTGA
- a CDS encoding amidohydrolase: MTQLSLRELVDRSQVVMAHAWMVRTFVKHSEEVEDFPELMSIVRSVFDTARALETRVDDPAAYFRMLTKKISKLRSATEQFAVDALQASTHTNFAQAVVSMRGCIHELEQLLETFQRLQQQDASTTK, from the coding sequence ATGACACAGCTTTCCCTCCGTGAACTCGTCGATCGCAGCCAGGTCGTCATGGCGCACGCCTGGATGGTTCGCACGTTCGTCAAGCACTCCGAAGAAGTCGAAGACTTTCCCGAACTGATGTCGATCGTGCGATCCGTCTTTGACACGGCACGTGCTCTCGAAACACGGGTGGACGATCCGGCGGCGTACTTCCGCATGCTGACCAAGAAGATCAGCAAACTTCGCTCGGCCACCGAACAGTTCGCCGTCGACGCCCTCCAGGCCTCCACGCACACGAACTTCGCGCAAGCCGTTGTCTCCATGCGAGGCTGCATTCACGAACTCGAGCAACTCCTCGAAACGTTCCAGCGACTGCAACAGCAGGACGCCTCCACGACGAAGTAA